Proteins co-encoded in one Nonlabens agnitus genomic window:
- a CDS encoding cob(I)yrinic acid a,c-diamide adenosyltransferase — protein MKIYTKTGDTGETSLFGGTRVPKSNMRIDSYGTVDELNSWMGLLRDQPVDDATKKFIIEIQDHLFTIGAILATPPEKELLKNGQERLNISKISDDHVAQLETQMDLMEEGLPQMTHFILPGGHQSVSFCHITRTVCRRAERLAVDLNISEPIDPQVIKYLNRLSDYLFVLARKLSKDLQAEEIKWIPKKH, from the coding sequence ATGAAAATTTATACCAAGACTGGTGACACAGGAGAAACTTCTCTTTTTGGAGGCACTCGAGTTCCTAAAAGTAATATGAGAATTGACAGTTATGGAACCGTTGATGAACTCAATTCATGGATGGGATTGCTTAGAGACCAACCAGTGGACGATGCGACAAAAAAGTTTATCATAGAAATCCAAGACCACCTTTTTACCATAGGCGCGATTCTAGCCACACCACCAGAAAAGGAATTGCTCAAAAATGGCCAAGAGCGACTTAACATCTCTAAAATTTCTGACGATCACGTGGCGCAACTAGAGACTCAGATGGATCTAATGGAAGAAGGTTTACCGCAAATGACGCACTTTATATTGCCAGGCGGCCATCAGTCTGTGTCATTCTGTCACATAACAAGGACCGTTTGTAGACGTGCAGAGCGTCTCGCTGTGGATTTGAATATCAGCGAGCCCATCGATCCACAAGTGATCAAGTATTTAAACAGACTTTCTGACTACCTATTTGTATTGGCACGCAAGTTGTCTAAAGATCTACAAGCAGAAGAGATCAAGTGGATTCCTAAAAAACATTAG
- a CDS encoding CDP-alcohol phosphatidyltransferase family protein → MKQWIPNIITLLNLLCGCIAAVFALNDDLITAGILVAAGIFFDFFDGLAARMLKVSSELGGQLDSMADLVTSGLVPGIAMYQMLNDSLGVNLFEDSLSFQTATGDYAIAHPFLPLIGFLITAASALRLARFNLDTRQTDSFIGVPTPANAILIISLAIIVQSTHVDWIYGLLSNPYILTGIILLSCYLLNAELPLFALKFKNFGFKGNEMRWIFLLICLVLIATLQLYAVPCIIVLYIAMSLLNNTILDKKSKA, encoded by the coding sequence ATGAAACAATGGATTCCCAATATAATAACATTACTTAATCTGCTTTGTGGTTGCATCGCGGCTGTTTTTGCGCTTAATGACGACTTGATTACCGCTGGAATTCTTGTGGCAGCAGGAATTTTCTTTGACTTTTTTGATGGTCTTGCTGCGAGAATGCTCAAAGTAAGCAGTGAATTGGGCGGTCAATTGGATTCCATGGCAGACCTTGTTACCAGTGGTCTTGTACCTGGTATTGCCATGTATCAGATGCTCAATGATTCGCTAGGTGTCAATTTATTTGAGGACTCTTTGTCTTTTCAAACTGCTACTGGCGATTATGCCATTGCCCATCCATTTCTCCCATTGATAGGTTTCTTGATCACGGCAGCCAGTGCTTTGAGACTGGCGCGCTTTAATCTAGACACGAGACAAACAGATTCTTTTATAGGAGTACCAACTCCGGCTAATGCTATTTTGATTATTTCGCTAGCTATTATCGTTCAAAGTACGCATGTAGACTGGATTTATGGATTGCTGAGTAATCCATATATACTCACAGGAATCATTCTTTTAAGCTGCTATTTGCTTAATGCAGAATTGCCCTTGTTTGCTCTTAAGTTTAAAAACTTTGGATTTAAAGGCAACGAGATGCGATGGATATTTCTACTGATCTGTTTGGTGCTGATTGCGACACTACAACTTTATGCGGTTCCTTGCATCATCGTACTTTACATCGCGATGAGTCTGTTGAATAATACGATTTTGGACAAAAAGAGTAAGGCTTAA
- the secA gene encoding preprotein translocase subunit SecA: protein MGLLDSVLKIFVGDKSKQDVAELQPNVTKTLSFEKEMEGLSIDELRHKTTEFKEKIASAKANTLQQISSLQEDANNEDDIDKREEIYEQIDKLQEQAYEEAEVVLNEIMPEAFAVMKETAKRFYHNTEIKVAATSRDRELSGEKDYVILDGDHAIWSNSWDAAGKPITWDMIHYDVQIIGGTALHMGKIAEMQTGEGKTLVATLPVYLNALTGNGVHVVTVNDYLAKRDSAWIGPLFEFHGLSIDCIDYHKPNSEARRKAYLADITYGTNNEFGFDYLRDNMAHATADLVQRKHNYAIIDETDSVLIDDARTPLIISGPVPEGDRQEFDVLKRPVENIVSVQRKELVQTLAKAKKLIAEGDTKEGGLELLRVYRGLPKNKALIKFLSEEGIKQLLQKTENHYMQDNNREMPTVDAELYFVIDEKNNQVELTDKGIEFLSGDDDPEFFVMPEVGVEIGRIESAGLSKEEEAEKKEELFREFAVKSERIHTLNQLLKAYTLFERDTEYVVMSKDKKTRDATTGAIKTVSEEQVMIVDEQTGRIMDGRRYSDGLHQAIEAKENVKIQDATQTFATITLQNYFRMYKKLAGMTGTAVTEAGEFWEIYKLDVVEIPTNRPIARDDRQDLVYKTKREKYGAVIEEVTRLKEAGRPVLIGTTSVDISELLSRTLQRAGIEHNVLNAKQHKRESEIVAEAGNAGQITIATNMAGRGTDIKLSEEVKKAGGLAIIGTERHDSRRVDRQLRGRAGRQGDPGSSQFYVSLEDNLMRLFGSERMAKTMDRLGMKEGEVIQHSMISKSIERAQKKVEENAFGVRKRLLEYDDVMNAQREVIYKRRYNALFGDRLAVDIANMIYDIAENITQTNKIAQDFKNFDFELIRYFSMSSPLTEAEFKSKSEPQITSAIYKAAYQHYKEKMERTAREVYPVIKNVVENDERNYERIAVPFTDGIKTLNVSTNLKDAYDSEGKSLVTDFEKNITLAIIDDAWKTHLRKMDELKQSVQLAVHEQKDPLLIYKFEAFELFKEMIDKVNKEVIGFMFKGDLPTQDSRAIQEAREQKAEKTTTSKDEVLNSDEQAARNRAVGAGASQQQRQPVTETITRDQPKIGRNDQVTIKNIMTGEAKECKYKQAIPLINKGEWVLDKY from the coding sequence ATGGGACTATTAGATTCCGTTTTAAAAATATTCGTAGGCGACAAATCAAAACAAGACGTGGCAGAGCTACAGCCCAATGTCACTAAGACTTTGAGTTTTGAAAAAGAGATGGAAGGCCTATCGATAGACGAGCTGCGCCATAAAACTACTGAGTTTAAAGAGAAGATCGCTTCCGCGAAAGCGAACACGCTACAGCAAATATCTTCTTTACAGGAAGATGCCAATAATGAAGATGACATTGACAAGCGTGAAGAGATCTATGAGCAAATAGATAAACTTCAAGAGCAGGCTTATGAAGAAGCCGAAGTTGTCCTGAACGAGATCATGCCAGAAGCCTTTGCGGTAATGAAAGAAACAGCAAAGCGTTTTTATCACAATACTGAAATTAAAGTTGCAGCAACCTCTAGAGATCGCGAGTTAAGCGGTGAAAAGGATTATGTGATACTCGATGGCGATCATGCAATCTGGTCCAACTCTTGGGATGCCGCTGGGAAGCCTATTACCTGGGACATGATTCACTACGATGTTCAAATTATAGGTGGTACCGCGCTTCACATGGGTAAAATTGCAGAAATGCAGACTGGTGAAGGTAAAACTCTTGTGGCAACCTTGCCTGTGTACCTTAATGCCTTGACCGGTAATGGTGTTCATGTTGTAACCGTGAATGATTATCTGGCTAAACGTGACAGTGCCTGGATAGGACCATTGTTTGAATTTCATGGTTTAAGTATTGATTGTATTGATTATCACAAACCCAATTCTGAAGCACGTCGCAAGGCCTATCTAGCAGATATCACTTATGGAACCAACAATGAATTTGGTTTTGATTACTTAAGGGATAATATGGCTCACGCCACGGCAGACTTGGTACAGCGCAAACATAATTATGCGATCATTGATGAAACGGATTCTGTTCTTATCGATGATGCCCGTACACCATTGATCATTTCAGGTCCTGTACCAGAAGGTGATCGTCAGGAGTTTGATGTCCTCAAACGTCCCGTAGAAAACATTGTTAGTGTTCAAAGAAAGGAACTTGTGCAAACTTTGGCGAAAGCCAAAAAATTAATTGCAGAAGGTGACACCAAAGAAGGTGGACTTGAATTGCTAAGAGTGTATCGCGGTTTGCCTAAAAACAAAGCCTTGATCAAGTTCTTAAGTGAGGAAGGTATCAAGCAGTTATTGCAAAAGACTGAGAACCACTACATGCAGGACAACAATCGCGAGATGCCTACTGTAGATGCAGAGTTGTATTTTGTAATTGATGAAAAGAACAATCAGGTAGAACTGACAGATAAGGGAATTGAATTCCTTTCTGGAGATGATGATCCAGAATTCTTTGTAATGCCAGAAGTAGGTGTTGAAATAGGTCGCATTGAAAGCGCTGGATTGAGCAAGGAAGAAGAAGCAGAGAAGAAAGAGGAACTCTTCCGGGAGTTTGCGGTCAAATCAGAACGTATTCACACGTTGAATCAGCTGTTGAAGGCTTATACCCTATTTGAACGCGATACAGAATATGTCGTGATGTCTAAAGATAAAAAGACACGCGATGCCACAACTGGCGCGATCAAAACGGTGAGTGAGGAACAAGTCATGATCGTTGATGAGCAAACAGGTCGTATCATGGATGGCCGTCGTTATAGCGATGGATTGCACCAGGCGATTGAGGCAAAAGAAAATGTAAAGATTCAGGATGCCACGCAGACCTTTGCTACCATCACGCTTCAGAATTACTTTAGAATGTACAAAAAGCTGGCTGGTATGACTGGTACTGCGGTCACTGAAGCTGGCGAATTCTGGGAAATCTATAAACTAGACGTGGTAGAGATTCCTACCAACAGACCTATTGCTCGTGATGACCGTCAAGATTTGGTTTACAAAACCAAGCGAGAAAAGTACGGCGCCGTTATAGAAGAGGTGACCCGATTAAAAGAAGCTGGTCGTCCTGTATTGATAGGTACCACATCGGTTGATATATCTGAGTTGTTGAGCAGAACCCTACAACGTGCTGGTATTGAGCACAACGTATTGAACGCAAAACAACACAAACGAGAGTCTGAAATCGTTGCAGAAGCTGGAAACGCTGGACAAATCACTATCGCCACAAACATGGCAGGTCGTGGTACAGACATCAAGTTGTCTGAAGAAGTCAAAAAAGCTGGTGGTCTTGCCATCATAGGTACAGAGCGTCACGATTCACGTCGCGTCGATAGACAATTGCGCGGTCGTGCTGGTCGTCAAGGAGATCCAGGAAGTTCACAGTTTTACGTTTCATTGGAAGATAACTTGATGCGATTATTTGGTTCTGAGCGTATGGCCAAAACCATGGATAGACTGGGAATGAAAGAAGGCGAAGTCATCCAGCATTCCATGATTTCAAAGTCCATCGAGCGTGCACAGAAAAAAGTGGAAGAAAATGCCTTTGGAGTTCGTAAACGTCTATTGGAATATGATGACGTGATGAATGCCCAACGCGAGGTGATTTACAAGCGTCGTTACAATGCATTGTTCGGTGATCGTCTTGCGGTGGATATTGCAAACATGATTTATGATATTGCAGAAAATATCACACAGACCAACAAGATCGCACAAGACTTCAAAAACTTTGATTTTGAATTGATTCGCTACTTCTCCATGAGTAGCCCGTTGACGGAAGCAGAATTCAAATCCAAATCAGAGCCACAAATAACATCTGCCATCTATAAGGCTGCTTACCAGCACTATAAAGAGAAGATGGAACGCACGGCGAGAGAAGTTTATCCAGTCATCAAAAATGTGGTAGAAAATGACGAGCGCAACTATGAGCGTATCGCCGTTCCATTTACGGATGGCATCAAAACGCTCAATGTGTCCACGAATTTGAAAGACGCGTACGATTCAGAAGGAAAGTCCCTAGTGACAGACTTTGAGAAGAATATTACGCTTGCGATCATTGACGATGCTTGGAAAACGCACCTTCGCAAGATGGACGAGTTGAAGCAAAGTGTACAACTCGCCGTTCACGAACAAAAAGATCCATTATTGATCTATAAGTTTGAGGCATTTGAGTTGTTCAAGGAGATGATCGATAAGGTGAATAAAGAAGTTATTGGCTTCATGTTCAAAGGCGACTTGCCCACTCAGGATTCCAGAGCCATCCAAGAAGCCCGCGAACAAAAAGCTGAAAAGACAACTACCTCAAAAGATGAAGTCTTGAATAGCGATGAGCAGGCAGCCCGCAATAGGGCCGTTGGTGCCGGTGCAAGCCAGCAACAACGCCAACCAGTTACGGAAACCATCACACGCGACCAACCTAAAATAGGCCGTAACGATCAAGTTACCATCAAGAACATCATGACTGGTGAAGCCAAGGAATGTAAATACAAACAAGCCATTCCATTGATCAATAAAGGTGAATGGGTATTGGATAAATATTAA
- a CDS encoding phosphatase PAP2 family protein → MNDLKELDWEATVALNDWGNDTVDLFFNIVTHKLYSIPFYLVLLFFFYKKLGWKNTLISVVTIAILIAASDQIANLFKDGFERLRPFREPALEGVISKVGRSGGTFGFYSAHSSSAIGLATFVGLLLWKSQRVLCIITVIWAILVAYSRVYLGLHYLGDILMGAVMGILLGIICFKLFAFAKAKYGSTSIQ, encoded by the coding sequence ATGAATGATCTTAAGGAGCTGGATTGGGAAGCTACCGTTGCCTTAAACGATTGGGGTAATGATACTGTCGATCTGTTCTTTAATATCGTGACCCACAAGCTTTATTCCATTCCTTTTTACTTGGTGTTGCTGTTCTTTTTCTATAAAAAATTAGGCTGGAAAAACACCTTGATAAGCGTTGTAACCATAGCGATACTCATCGCAGCCAGCGACCAGATTGCCAATCTTTTTAAAGATGGTTTTGAGCGCCTGCGACCTTTTAGAGAACCAGCACTAGAAGGTGTCATTTCAAAAGTAGGTCGCAGTGGTGGTACTTTTGGGTTTTACAGCGCTCATTCGAGCAGTGCGATAGGACTGGCCACTTTTGTAGGTCTTTTACTTTGGAAGTCGCAACGCGTGCTCTGTATCATTACCGTCATATGGGCAATCTTGGTCGCCTATAGCCGAGTCTATCTGGGGCTTCACTATTTAGGCGACATCTTGATGGGTGCCGTGATGGGAATTTTGCTTGGGATAATTTGCTTTAAGTTATTCGCTTTCGCGAAAGCGAAATATGGATCAACCTCTATCCAATAA
- the lnt gene encoding apolipoprotein N-acyltransferase: MLKNILLALLSGILFWLGWPTYGFPLLLFFAFIPLLIVEYGIRHQSVKAAGWKVLGLSYITFFTWNICTTSWLYFATPFGMWFAVLVNSLLMAIVFWCYHLFARKATTGASLTFLACLWIGFEYLHLHWDFSWPWLNLGNGFSEYTSWIQWYEYTGTFGGSLWVWGTNISLFLLWKRFRAVPAGRQESGTKLNLFVSVKVTRISLTLIGIPILISLFLKPDDLLDGDTSDVVILQPNIDPYAEKYNTDNSSIVNLLLNLTEQKITDSTDIIIAPETVLARSVELNTVPFDPSVNALQGYVTQHPNTSYLGGISMLERFRDEEKVTTQSNYYADGDFYYNDFNSALFLKDKSESALYHKSKLVVGVENFPYKSILQPILGDAMIDLGGTVATKTTQPERAVFESTQGSKVAPIICYESVYGDYVTDYVLNGAQFLAIITNDAWWGNTQGHQQHLSIARLRAIESRRWVARSANTGISAVIAPSGAVVDRLDYEEQGTIKATIGLSDELTFYSKHGDYIARIAMGMGLFILLFGVFKRGTMKRK; encoded by the coding sequence ATGCTTAAAAACATTCTACTTGCGTTATTATCGGGAATACTATTTTGGCTAGGCTGGCCTACTTACGGCTTTCCATTATTGTTGTTTTTTGCCTTCATTCCGCTATTGATTGTTGAGTATGGAATACGGCATCAATCTGTCAAAGCTGCTGGCTGGAAGGTGTTGGGATTGTCTTACATCACATTTTTCACTTGGAATATCTGCACGACCTCTTGGCTGTATTTTGCCACACCATTTGGGATGTGGTTTGCCGTATTGGTCAACTCCTTATTGATGGCAATCGTATTTTGGTGCTATCATCTATTTGCCCGCAAGGCGACTACTGGCGCCTCACTTACCTTTCTCGCTTGTTTATGGATAGGCTTTGAATACCTTCACTTACACTGGGATTTTTCATGGCCTTGGCTCAATCTGGGCAATGGTTTTAGCGAGTATACCTCTTGGATCCAGTGGTATGAATACACAGGAACCTTTGGTGGTAGCTTATGGGTTTGGGGCACGAACATTTCCCTGTTTTTATTGTGGAAACGCTTTCGCGCCGTGCCTGCCGGCAGGCAGGAAAGCGGAACAAAACTCAATCTGTTTGTATCTGTTAAAGTCACTCGCATTTCACTGACTTTAATTGGAATCCCAATATTGATATCCCTTTTCCTAAAGCCCGATGACTTGCTAGATGGCGACACGAGTGACGTAGTCATATTACAACCGAATATTGACCCGTATGCTGAAAAGTACAATACTGATAATTCTAGCATTGTCAATCTCTTACTCAACCTAACTGAACAAAAAATAACCGATTCTACTGATATCATCATCGCGCCAGAGACCGTGCTCGCGAGATCCGTAGAACTGAACACAGTTCCTTTTGATCCCAGCGTGAATGCACTCCAAGGATATGTCACGCAGCATCCCAACACCTCCTATCTAGGTGGGATATCGATGCTGGAACGTTTTAGGGATGAAGAAAAAGTAACCACACAAAGCAATTACTATGCTGACGGAGATTTTTATTACAACGATTTTAATAGCGCCTTATTTTTAAAAGACAAGAGTGAATCTGCATTGTATCACAAATCCAAACTTGTGGTAGGTGTCGAGAACTTTCCTTACAAGAGTATTCTTCAACCTATTCTAGGTGATGCCATGATTGATTTAGGCGGTACGGTAGCCACAAAAACCACTCAACCTGAACGAGCGGTATTTGAGAGTACACAAGGTTCCAAGGTGGCTCCTATTATTTGTTATGAATCGGTTTATGGAGATTATGTGACCGACTATGTACTGAACGGTGCGCAGTTTCTTGCCATCATCACTAATGATGCCTGGTGGGGAAATACACAAGGTCACCAGCAACATTTAAGTATTGCTAGGTTAAGAGCCATAGAGTCTAGGAGATGGGTCGCCCGTAGTGCCAATACTGGGATCAGTGCCGTGATTGCTCCATCTGGAGCCGTGGTGGACCGGTTAGATTATGAAGAGCAAGGAACTATCAAAGCGACCATTGGTCTCTCTGATGAGCTTACCTTCTACTCTAAACACGGTGATTACATTGCACGCATTGCCATGGGAATGGGCCTATTTATTTTACTCTTTGGGGTTTTCAAGAGAGGAACCATGAAGCGGAAGTAA
- a CDS encoding DUF2795 domain-containing protein, whose product MYWTLELASYLSDAPWPAEKDELIDYAIRTGAPLEVVENLQAIEDEGDSYESIQEIWPDYPTDDDYLWNEDEY is encoded by the coding sequence ATGTATTGGACACTAGAACTTGCATCCTATTTAAGCGATGCGCCTTGGCCAGCAGAAAAGGATGAGCTTATCGACTATGCCATCCGTACCGGTGCACCTCTAGAGGTTGTAGAAAACCTGCAAGCTATTGAGGATGAAGGTGATTCTTATGAGTCTATCCAGGAAATCTGGCCAGACTATCCTACAGACGATGATTACCTCTGGAATGAGGATGAATACTAG
- a CDS encoding putative type IX sorting system protein PorV2 has translation MRFPLVLLTLLSFAFAKAQTSRAYSNEFLNIGVDAAALGMSNAVVAKTGNVNSGYWNPAGLMQLEERELSLMHASYFANIAQYNYGAYAMPIDDRSAFAFSVIRFSVDDILNTTQLIDDQGNINYDRISTFSTADWAFTLSYARESKLDGFSYGGNVKIIRRIIGDFATSLGFGLDIGLQMQRGDWSFGLMARDITTTYNTWSIDEDEFATVQGAVANQNQELPETTEITLPKLQLGIAREFTFHYDHVLTAEVDLNMRFIQTNDIISSSSVSATPALGLEYGYTDLVFVRAGMGNFQNEMQLDGNDNVTFQPNIGIGFKYKGISVDYALTDIGDSSAALYSNIFSVNVDLSVFSR, from the coding sequence TTGAGATTTCCCCTTGTTTTACTGACTTTGCTGAGTTTCGCTTTCGCGAAAGCGCAAACCTCAAGAGCCTATTCCAACGAGTTTTTGAACATAGGTGTCGATGCTGCGGCTTTAGGGATGAGCAATGCCGTGGTCGCAAAAACTGGTAACGTGAATTCTGGTTACTGGAATCCAGCTGGTTTGATGCAATTGGAGGAGCGTGAATTATCACTCATGCACGCCAGTTATTTTGCTAACATCGCCCAATATAACTATGGTGCCTATGCGATGCCTATTGATGACCGCAGTGCCTTTGCGTTTTCTGTGATACGATTCTCTGTCGACGACATCTTGAATACCACCCAACTTATAGATGATCAAGGAAATATCAATTATGACCGCATTTCCACATTCTCTACGGCAGATTGGGCATTTACCTTGTCCTATGCTCGAGAATCAAAACTGGACGGTTTTTCTTATGGTGGTAATGTCAAAATCATACGCAGAATCATAGGTGATTTTGCGACTTCACTGGGTTTTGGGCTGGATATAGGATTGCAAATGCAACGTGGTGACTGGAGTTTTGGACTTATGGCTAGAGATATCACTACCACCTATAACACCTGGTCCATTGACGAAGATGAATTTGCTACCGTGCAAGGTGCCGTGGCCAATCAAAATCAAGAACTCCCAGAGACTACCGAAATCACGCTCCCAAAACTCCAACTGGGAATCGCTCGAGAATTTACCTTTCACTATGATCATGTCCTAACTGCCGAGGTAGATCTAAATATGAGGTTTATCCAAACCAATGACATTATCTCCAGCAGTAGTGTGAGTGCGACGCCTGCATTAGGACTAGAATACGGCTATACAGACCTTGTATTTGTGCGTGCCGGTATGGGAAATTTCCAGAATGAAATGCAGCTGGACGGTAATGACAATGTCACTTTCCAGCCCAATATAGGCATAGGCTTTAAATACAAGGGCATATCTGTGGACTATGCGTTGACAGATATAGGAGATTCCAGCGCAGCACTGTATTCCAATATCTTTTCGGTAAATGTGGATCTATCGGTTTTTAGTCGTTAG
- the lptB gene encoding LPS export ABC transporter ATP-binding protein — protein MQEKLTADNLQKAYKGRPVVKGVSLEVNQGEIVGLLGPNGAGKTTTFYMMVGLVKPTAGKVFLNQTDITKYAMYKRAQNGIGYLAQEASVFRKLSIEDNILGVLQLTDLSKKEQLERRDMLLEEFGLTDRRKRRGDLLSGGERRRTEIARALATNPNFILLDEPFAGVDPVAVEDIQRIVAQLTKKNIGILITDHNVQETLAITDRTYLMFEGKILKQGNPEELAEDEVVRRVYLGQNFELRKKKIFD, from the coding sequence ATGCAAGAAAAGCTAACCGCAGATAATCTACAGAAAGCCTACAAGGGCAGGCCAGTTGTAAAAGGAGTTTCCCTTGAGGTAAATCAAGGTGAGATCGTAGGTTTGCTAGGACCTAATGGTGCTGGTAAGACTACCACGTTTTATATGATGGTAGGACTGGTAAAACCTACTGCTGGTAAGGTTTTTTTGAACCAGACCGATATTACCAAATATGCCATGTACAAACGTGCGCAAAACGGTATAGGGTATCTAGCGCAAGAAGCTTCTGTATTTAGAAAGCTTTCTATTGAAGATAACATTTTGGGCGTTTTGCAATTGACAGATCTTTCCAAAAAAGAACAGCTGGAGCGTCGTGATATGCTGCTGGAGGAATTTGGTTTGACTGATAGACGTAAACGTCGTGGTGATTTACTATCTGGTGGTGAGCGTCGTCGTACAGAGATTGCGCGAGCCCTAGCGACCAATCCCAATTTTATCTTGCTGGACGAACCATTTGCAGGAGTAGATCCAGTTGCGGTAGAAGATATTCAGCGTATTGTAGCACAACTGACGAAGAAAAACATCGGTATCCTGATTACCGATCACAACGTACAAGAAACCCTTGCGATTACAGACCGCACGTACCTCATGTTTGAAGGTAAAATTTTAAAACAGGGAAATCCAGAAGAGCTCGCCGAAGACGAAGTGGTACGTCGCGTATATCTAGGTCAAAACTTTGAATTGAGGAAGAAAAAGATCTTTGATTAA
- a CDS encoding DUF3140 domain-containing protein — MSDKSKDEIYDEFYDLVNMTPSELEDWLDTDKSKGVGQDSGDGEAIGHKSGRKIIKIKNKKKDELTDTNYDHMNKVIGYINRHKAQKPSSDIKESDWRYSLKNWGHDPCKEMDC; from the coding sequence ATGAGCGATAAAAGCAAGGATGAGATTTATGATGAATTCTATGATCTGGTAAATATGACGCCCAGCGAACTGGAAGACTGGCTGGATACAGATAAGTCGAAAGGTGTAGGTCAGGACAGCGGCGACGGTGAGGCCATTGGACACAAATCGGGACGCAAGATCATCAAGATCAAAAACAAGAAAAAAGACGAACTAACTGATACCAACTATGACCACATGAACAAAGTCATAGGCTACATCAACCGTCACAAGGCACAAAAGCCCAGCAGCGACATCAAGGAATCTGACTGGCGCTATAGTCTTAAAAATTGGGGCCACGATCCCTGCAAGGAAATGGATTGTTAG
- the meaB gene encoding methylmalonyl Co-A mutase-associated GTPase MeaB, whose amino-acid sequence MPTSSHINPNLRRHKKAVDIDPLFEQLKKGNISALSQAITLVESTAGEDIAFAKAILSKALPYSGKSFRLGITGVPGVGKSTFIEALGSSLIATGKKVAVLAIDPSSSISRGSILGDKTRMEELVKSDQAFIRPSPAGTTLGGVARKTREAIILCEAAGFDFIIIETVGVGQSETAVHSMTDFFLLLKLAGAGDDLQGIKKGIMEMADLIVINKADGENRTAAKHAQREFRNALHLLHPKNHGWSTKVITASGLKQEGITDVLEQIEAFQSHSNTDNSIEKQRNQQEIYWLHQTIEDRLKSEFYGRPEIEQRLNELEQQILLKKMTAFEAADRLLDRG is encoded by the coding sequence TTGCCTACTTCTTCCCATATCAATCCCAACCTGCGTCGCCACAAAAAGGCTGTGGATATCGATCCACTGTTTGAGCAGTTAAAGAAAGGGAATATAAGTGCTTTAAGCCAAGCCATTACCTTAGTAGAAAGTACCGCTGGTGAGGATATCGCTTTCGCGAAAGCGATTTTATCAAAGGCACTACCCTATTCGGGAAAATCATTTCGATTAGGAATAACAGGTGTTCCTGGCGTTGGAAAATCAACATTTATAGAAGCCTTAGGATCTAGTTTGATTGCGACAGGAAAAAAAGTGGCCGTACTCGCCATTGATCCATCAAGCAGTATTTCTCGAGGAAGCATTCTGGGCGACAAAACCCGGATGGAAGAATTGGTCAAAAGCGATCAAGCCTTTATCAGACCTAGTCCTGCGGGAACGACTTTGGGAGGCGTCGCGCGAAAAACTCGTGAAGCAATCATACTTTGCGAGGCCGCTGGATTTGACTTTATCATTATTGAAACGGTTGGTGTAGGTCAAAGCGAAACGGCCGTACACAGCATGACCGACTTTTTTCTATTGCTCAAACTCGCCGGCGCTGGTGACGATCTGCAAGGCATCAAAAAAGGCATCATGGAAATGGCAGACCTCATCGTCATCAACAAAGCCGATGGAGAAAACCGTACAGCAGCAAAACACGCTCAACGCGAATTCAGAAACGCCTTGCACCTACTACATCCCAAAAATCATGGCTGGTCCACCAAAGTAATCACTGCCAGCGGTTTAAAGCAGGAAGGCATCACAGATGTTTTAGAGCAAATTGAGGCGTTTCAATCTCATAGTAACACTGACAACAGCATTGAGAAGCAAAGAAACCAGCAGGAAATATATTGGCTACATCAAACTATTGAGGACCGATTAAAATCTGAGTTTTATGGGCGACCAGAAATCGAGCAACGATTGAATGAGCTGGAGCAGCAAATTCTCCTTAAAAAAATGACAGCTTTTGAGGCAGCAGATCGTTTATTGGATAGAGGTTGA